The Clostridium septicum genome contains a region encoding:
- a CDS encoding DUF1292 domain-containing protein, whose protein sequence is MCNENNCGCHDEENKCGCHSEGHDCGCDHDHNEGGCGCGEHEHEHFVVDLEDDNGNVISCPIIDAFEFENNEYILAQHPEEDSVYLFRSTEEGELIVPEEDEFDKVSKFYSEELANE, encoded by the coding sequence ATGTGTAATGAAAATAATTGTGGATGCCACGATGAAGAAAATAAATGTGGATGTCATAGCGAAGGACATGATTGTGGATGCGATCATGATCATAACGAAGGTGGATGTGGTTGTGGAGAACATGAACATGAACACTTTGTAGTAGATTTAGAAGATGATAATGGAAATGTTATATCATGTCCTATTATAGATGCTTTTGAATTTGAAAATAATGAATATATTTTAGCACAACATCCAGAAGAAGATTCAGTGTACTTATTCAGATCAACTGAAGAAGGAGAATTAATAGTTCCAGAAGAAGATGAATTTGATAAAGTATCTAAGTTTTATAGTGAAGAACTAGCTAACGAATAA
- the nifJ gene encoding pyruvate:ferredoxin (flavodoxin) oxidoreductase codes for MRKMKTMDGNTAAAHISYAFTDVAAIFPITPSSPMAEHVDEWAAQGRKNIFGQTVKVMEMQSEAGAAGAVHGSLQAGALTTTYTASQGLLLMIPNMYKIAGEMLPTVFHISARALATSSLNIFGDHQDVMAARQTGFAMLAEGSVQEVMDLSAVAHLSAIKSRLPFMNFFDGFRTSHEIQKIEVIEYDELKDLVDYEALEAFKNNALNPNNPVTRGTAQNPDIYFQTRESVNRFYDELPEIVEGYMAEITKITGREYHCFDYYGAPDADRIIISMGSSIDVIEETVDFLNANGEKVGLVKVRLYRPFSIERLLKAIPSTVKSIAVLDRTKEPGSAGEPLYLDVKNAFYGKENAPIIVGGRYGLGSKDPNPSHIAGVYANLAKAEPKNGFTIGIVDDVTNTSLDVVEVDATPHSTKACKFWGLGSDGTVGANKSAIKIIGDHTDMYAQGYFAYDSKKSGGITVSHLRFGKQPIKSPYLIDKADFVACHNQAYVYKYNVLEGLKKNGKFLFNTIWTPEEVNEKLPASMKRFIAENNIEFYTLNAVKIAQEIGLGGRINMIMQAAFFKIANIIPVEDAIKYLKDAVVKSYGKKGEKVVNMNHAAIDKGVESIVRIDVPADWKNAVEEVNAEDPTKPEFIKNIVEPINRQEGFDLPVSAFKGMEDGTFMAGTAAYEKRGVAINVPEWQEDKCIQCNQCSFVCPHAAIRPFLLTEEEKNNAPETMRVVAAKALKTEEPLLYTIGVTPLDCTGCGNCAQVCPAPGKALIMKPQDTQEGQIEAWDYAVKKVSAKKNPMNKNTVKGSQFEQPLLEFSGACAGCGETPYAKLVTQLFGDRMMIANATGCSSIWGGSVPATPYTVNHNGHGPAWANSLFEDNAEFGLGMFLGVEAIRERIASNMKAMLETEVSEDVKAVLNDWLENMANGEGTRDRAERVIAALENVNSELAKEILKDKEFLVKRSQWIFGGDGWAYDIGYGGLDHVLASGEDVNVLVMDTEIYSNTGGQSSKSTPTAAIAKFAAAGKRTKKKDLGMMAMSYGYVYVAQISMGADKNQALKAIAEAEAYQGPSLIIAYAPCISHGIKIGMSNSQAEAKKAVDCGYWALYRYNPTLVGTKNPFSLDSKEPKADFREFLMGEVRYASLAKAFPEAAEALFEKTERDAKERLAGYKKLAEQ; via the coding sequence ATGAGAAAAATGAAAACTATGGATGGTAATACAGCTGCTGCTCATATATCATATGCGTTTACAGATGTAGCTGCTATTTTCCCAATTACACCTTCATCACCAATGGCTGAACACGTTGACGAATGGGCTGCACAAGGCAGAAAGAATATATTTGGTCAAACAGTTAAGGTTATGGAAATGCAATCAGAAGCTGGAGCTGCTGGTGCGGTACACGGATCTTTACAAGCTGGTGCATTAACAACAACTTATACGGCTTCACAAGGATTATTATTAATGATCCCTAATATGTATAAGATTGCAGGTGAAATGCTTCCAACAGTATTCCATATTTCAGCAAGAGCTTTAGCTACTTCATCATTAAATATTTTCGGGGATCACCAAGACGTAATGGCTGCAAGACAAACAGGTTTTGCTATGCTAGCAGAAGGTTCAGTTCAAGAAGTTATGGACTTATCAGCAGTAGCTCACTTATCTGCAATTAAGTCAAGATTACCTTTCATGAACTTCTTCGATGGATTCAGAACTTCTCATGAAATTCAAAAAATAGAAGTAATCGAATATGATGAATTAAAGGATTTAGTTGATTATGAAGCTTTAGAAGCATTCAAGAATAATGCTTTAAATCCAAATAATCCTGTAACAAGAGGTACAGCTCAAAATCCAGATATATACTTCCAAACTAGAGAATCAGTAAATAGATTCTATGATGAATTACCAGAAATCGTAGAAGGTTACATGGCTGAAATTACTAAGATAACAGGAAGAGAATATCACTGTTTCGATTACTATGGAGCACCAGATGCAGATAGAATTATAATATCAATGGGATCATCAATTGATGTTATTGAAGAAACAGTTGACTTCTTAAATGCAAATGGAGAAAAAGTAGGTTTAGTTAAAGTAAGACTTTACAGACCATTCTCAATAGAAAGATTATTAAAAGCAATACCATCTACAGTTAAATCTATAGCTGTATTAGATAGAACAAAGGAACCAGGATCAGCTGGAGAACCTTTATACTTAGATGTTAAAAATGCATTCTATGGAAAAGAAAATGCTCCAATAATCGTTGGTGGTAGATATGGATTAGGTTCAAAGGATCCAAACCCATCACATATAGCAGGAGTATATGCTAACTTAGCAAAAGCTGAACCAAAGAACGGATTTACAATAGGAATTGTTGATGATGTAACAAATACTTCTTTAGATGTAGTTGAAGTTGATGCAACTCCTCATAGCACAAAAGCTTGTAAGTTCTGGGGTCTTGGATCAGATGGAACAGTTGGAGCTAATAAGAGCGCAATTAAAATTATTGGAGATCATACAGATATGTATGCTCAAGGATATTTTGCATATGACTCAAAGAAATCTGGTGGTATAACAGTATCACATTTAAGATTTGGTAAACAACCAATTAAGTCACCTTACTTAATTGATAAGGCTGATTTTGTAGCTTGTCACAATCAAGCATATGTTTACAAATATAATGTTTTAGAAGGGTTAAAGAAGAATGGTAAATTCTTATTTAACACTATATGGACTCCAGAAGAAGTTAATGAAAAATTACCAGCTTCAATGAAGAGATTTATAGCTGAAAATAATATAGAATTCTATACACTAAATGCTGTTAAAATAGCTCAAGAAATTGGTCTTGGTGGAAGAATTAATATGATAATGCAAGCTGCATTCTTTAAGATTGCTAACATCATTCCAGTTGAAGATGCAATTAAATACCTAAAGGATGCTGTTGTTAAATCATACGGTAAGAAGGGTGAAAAAGTTGTTAACATGAATCACGCTGCAATTGATAAGGGTGTTGAATCTATCGTAAGAATAGATGTACCAGCAGACTGGAAAAATGCAGTTGAAGAAGTTAATGCTGAAGATCCAACTAAACCAGAATTCATTAAGAATATAGTTGAACCAATCAATAGACAAGAAGGATTTGATTTACCAGTTTCAGCATTTAAGGGAATGGAAGATGGTACTTTCATGGCAGGAACTGCTGCTTATGAAAAGAGAGGCGTTGCTATAAACGTACCAGAATGGCAAGAAGATAAATGTATTCAATGTAATCAATGTTCTTTCGTTTGTCCTCATGCTGCAATAAGACCATTCTTATTAACAGAAGAAGAAAAGAATAATGCTCCAGAAACTATGAGAGTAGTAGCTGCAAAGGCATTAAAGACAGAAGAACCATTATTATATACAATTGGAGTTACTCCATTAGATTGTACAGGATGTGGAAACTGTGCTCAAGTTTGTCCAGCTCCAGGAAAGGCTTTAATTATGAAGCCACAAGATACACAAGAAGGACAAATCGAAGCTTGGGATTATGCTGTTAAGAAAGTTTCAGCTAAGAAGAACCCAATGAACAAGAATACAGTTAAGGGTAGCCAATTTGAGCAACCATTACTTGAATTCTCAGGAGCTTGTGCAGGATGTGGAGAAACTCCATATGCTAAGCTAGTAACTCAATTATTCGGTGATAGAATGATGATTGCTAATGCTACTGGATGTTCATCAATTTGGGGAGGATCTGTTCCAGCTACTCCATATACAGTAAATCATAATGGACACGGTCCAGCATGGGCTAACTCATTATTCGAAGATAATGCTGAATTTGGTTTAGGTATGTTCTTAGGAGTTGAAGCTATAAGAGAAAGAATAGCTAGCAACATGAAAGCAATGCTTGAAACAGAAGTTTCAGAAGATGTTAAAGCAGTTCTTAATGACTGGTTAGAAAACATGGCTAATGGAGAAGGAACAAGAGATAGAGCTGAAAGAGTAATAGCAGCTTTAGAAAATGTAAACTCAGAATTAGCTAAAGAAATCTTAAAGGATAAAGAATTCTTAGTTAAGAGATCACAATGGATCTTCGGAGGAGACGGATGGGCTTATGACATCGGATACGGTGGATTAGATCACGTTTTAGCTTCAGGAGAAGACGTAAATGTTCTTGTAATGGATACAGAAATTTACTCAAATACAGGTGGTCAATCATCAAAATCTACTCCAACTGCTGCTATAGCTAAGTTTGCTGCTGCAGGTAAGAGAACTAAGAAGAAAGATCTTGGAATGATGGCTATGTCTTATGGATATGTATATGTTGCTCAAATTTCAATGGGTGCTGATAAAAACCAAGCACTTAAAGCAATAGCAGAAGCAGAAGCATATCAAGGACCATCATTAATCATAGCTTATGCTCCATGTATAAGTCATGGTATTAAGATTGGTATGAGCAATAGCCAAGCGGAAGCTAAAAAAGCTGTTGATTGTGGATACTGGGCATTATATAGATACAATCCTACTTTAGTTGGAACTAAGAATCCATTCTCATTAGATTCAAAAGAGCCAAAAGCTGACTTTAGAGAATTCTTAATGGGTGAAGTAAGATATGCATCATTAGCAAAAGCATTCCCAGAAGCTGCAGAAGCTTTATTTGAAAAGACAGAAAGAGATGCTAAAGAAAGATTAGCAGGATACAAGAAACTAGCAGAACAATAA
- a CDS encoding flavodoxin produces the protein MKKISIIYWSNGGNVEVIANAIAESAQKNEAEVTMKHVVDATVEDVTEADAVAFGSPSMDNNRIEQQEMEPFINQFKLIQNHQKKLVLFGSYGWDDGKFMVDWIERMKDYGFNVVGSLAVKESPSDAELLEAAKLGEELTR, from the coding sequence ATGAAGAAAATTTCAATTATTTACTGGAGTAATGGGGGAAATGTTGAGGTTATTGCAAATGCAATTGCTGAAAGTGCACAAAAAAATGAGGCAGAAGTTACAATGAAACATGTAGTTGATGCTACTGTTGAGGATGTTACAGAAGCAGATGCTGTAGCATTTGGAAGTCCATCAATGGACAATAATAGAATAGAGCAACAAGAAATGGAGCCTTTTATTAATCAATTTAAATTAATTCAAAATCATCAAAAGAAATTAGTTTTATTTGGATCATATGGATGGGATGATGGAAAATTTATGGTTGATTGGATTGAAAGGATGAAAGACTACGGATTTAACGTAGTAGGAAGTTTAGCCGTTAAAGAATCACCAAGTGATGCTGAATTATTAGAAGCTGCTAAGTTAGGTGAGGAATTAACTAGATAG